The Diospyros lotus cultivar Yz01 chromosome 15, ASM1463336v1, whole genome shotgun sequence genome has a window encoding:
- the LOC127792141 gene encoding rRNA (cytosine-C(5))-methyltransferase NOP2C: MKKGRDLLQTLRRSLFLFTQRNAMDAPSERYCYKPTLRWNPQVEEYFGKAYGADHFSRISEALTRPSCYSCIRVNMLKSTSDAVIEKLLAILQESGKDSAICDIIQSDFMGLEKNTFVKESNTLPYYSYNLDKVASEVPGSAQSGPVSKCQLPGLDYVVLVKGSGPHTIKYDYSQYKPPKEVIVSRKCAEAVLRGAQVYVPGVLACSSHVEKGDLVAVSVAVEQPGQDGRWGFGITRGTVLQGSQTDPYFSQRKGLYIGQGTAMMSRAGMFRVSEGISVDMNNRVFKLPSFHDVLEGEIFLQNLPSIITAHALDPQQGERILDMCAAPGGKTTAIAMLMKDTGEVVAADRSHNKVLDIQKLATEMGLNCINTYKLDALRAVRQRTESSDMYTTSSVAVEGSEIDSNRNENFSNRQATHATCASKADLQKCTRRLRNGPGRNNCLGGRVEKSEGFSPNSFDRVLLDAPCSALGLRPRLFAGEETIESLRNHAKYQRRMFDQAVQLVRPGGVIVYSTCTINPGENEALVRYALDAYNFLSLQSQHPKIGGPGLVGCCELSDGSIEEWLRPGEEDLVQRFDPSSPLDTIGFFIAKFNVGPKDA, translated from the exons ATGAAGAAAGGGAGGGATTTGCTCCAAACCCTCCGAAGAAGCCTCTTCCTGTTCACTCAGCGAAACGCT ATGGACGCACCGTCGGAGCGTTACTGCTACAAGCCCACCTTGCGATGGAACCCTCAGGTGGAAGAATACTTCGGCAAAGCATATGGAGCCGATCATTTCTCTCGCATTTCCGAAGCCCTCAC GCGTCCATCTTGTTACTCGTGTATTCGTGTGAATATGCTCAAGTCGACTAGTGATGCTGTTATTGAGAAGCTACTGGCAATTCTACAGGAGTCCGGGAAAGATAGTGCTATTTGTGACATTATACAAAGTGATTTTATGGGCCTGGAGAAGAACACTTTTGTTAAAGAATCTAATACTCTACCATACTACTCATACAACCTTGACAAAGTAGCTTCGGAAGTTCCTGGAAGTGCACAAAGTGGTCCTGTTTCTAAATGCCAATTACCTGGGCTAGATTATGTTGTGCTTGTCAAGGGTTCAGGACCACACActataaaatatgattattcaCAATACAAACCCCCAAAGGAGGTAATTGTTAGCCGAAAATGTGCTGAGGCTGTTCTTCGTGGTGCCCAG GTATATGTTCCTGGTGTATTGGCTTGCAGTTCAcatgttgaaaagggtgatCTAGTTGCAGTATCAGTTGCTGTGGAGCAGCCTGGTCAGGATGGCAGATGGGGCTTCGGTATAACACGTGGGACTGTTCTACAGGGGTCACAGACAG atccttatttttctcaaagaAAGGGACTGTACATTGGCCAAGGAACCGCAATGATGTCTAGAGCTGGGATGTTTCGTGTTTCAGAAGGAATTTCCGTGGATATGAATAATAGAGTATTCAAGTTACCTTCCTTTCATG atGTTCTTGAGGGGGAAAtatttctccaaaatctgcCAAGCATTATTACAGCGCATGCCCTTG ATCCTCAACAGGGGGAGAGAATATTGGATATGTGTGCAGCTCCAGGAGGGAAAACAACTGCAATTGCGATGCTTATGAAGGACACCGGAGAGGTTGTTGCAGCTGATAGATCTCACAATAAG GTTCTTGATATCCAGAAATTGGCCACTGAAATGGGCTTGAATTGTATAAACACATACAAATTAGATGCTCTTAGAGCTGTTCGTCAAAGAACTGAATCCAGTGATATGTACACGACATCATCTGTTGCCGTAGAAGGGTCAGAAATTGATTCGAACAGAAACGAAAACt TTAGCAATAGGCAAGCAACACATGCGACTTGTGCTAGCAAAGCTGACCTCCAAAAGTGTACCCGGAGGCTGAGAAATGGGCCTGGAAGAAATAATTGCTTGGGTGGTAGGGTGGAAAAATCAGAAGGTTTTTCTCCAAATAGCTTCGATCGAGTGCTCCTTGATGCTCCATGTTCTGCACTTGGATTAAGACCCCGACTATTTGCTGGGGAG GAAACAATAGAATCATTGAGGAACCATGCAAAGTACCAGAGGAGAATGTTTGACCAGGCTGTTCAGTTAGTTCGCCCGGGTGGAGTTATAGTTTACTCCAC GTGTACAATCAACCCTGGTGAGAATGAAGCACTTGTGCGATATGCTTTAGATgcatataattttctttctctGCAATCACAG CATCCGAAAATTGGAGGACCTGGCCTTGTTGGATGCTGTGAGCTGTCTGATGGATCCATCGA GGAATGGTTAAGACCAGGTGAGGAAGATCTTGTTCAGAGATTTGATCCGTCTTCTCCACTTGATACAATTGGCTTCTTCATAGCCAAGTTCAATGTTGGCCCCAAAGATGCCTGA